One window of Vespula pensylvanica isolate Volc-1 chromosome 15, ASM1446617v1, whole genome shotgun sequence genomic DNA carries:
- the LOC122634737 gene encoding aurora kinase C-like, producing MLKGKENIVQANTTASQFDAKLQVNNFKQLRIVNKNSLLANVNNQGSKKNETRVVQNGKTDSTNCTTKNNQNNFSKQLPKAALPSSSKSTELKTQDNCNNASNNDKKDVVTIENTEENDMNNKKSKKKWVLTDFDIGRPLGKGKFGNVYLAREKKSKFIIAMKVLFKAQIQKQGVEDQVMLYQVQREIEIQTHLRHPNILRMYGYFHDEKRVYLILEYAPKGELYKELNAQPDKRFDEVRTATYMSQLADALKYCHSKKVIHRDIKPENLLLGLKGELKMADFGWSVHAPSSRRETLCGTLDYLPPEMVMGKTYNHTVDLWSVGVLCYECLVGSPPFLAPTYEETYVRIKKAQYKFPDFVSEGARDLISKLLIVNPDKRLPLEDVLTHPWIMKNRTTEPHVQ from the exons ATgctgaaaggaaaagaaaatattgttcaaGCTAATACGACTGCTTCTCAATTTGATGCCAAATTACaagttaataatttcaaacaattGAGGATTGTAAACAAAAACTCTTTATTAGCGAACGTTAATAATcaaggaagtaaaaaaaacGAGACTAGGGTCGTACAAAATGGTAAAACCGATTCAACTAACTGTACAACGaagaataatcaaaataatttttcgaaacaaTTGCCTAAAGCAGCATTGCCTTCTTCATCTAAGTCAACGGAATTAAAGACTCAAGATAACTGTAATAATGCTTCCAATAATGACAAAAAGGATGTTGTGACTATAGAAAATACAGAAGAGAatgatatgaataataaaaagagcaaaaagaaatgGGTATTAACGGATTTTGATATCGGACGTCCTCTAGGCAAAGGAAAATTCGGAAACGTCTATCTCgctagagaaaaaaagtcgaaatttattatagcCATGAAGGTACTTTTTAAAGCGCAAATACAAAAGCAAGGAGTTGAAGATCAAGTTATGTTATATCAAGTGCAAAGGGAAATTGAAATACAAACTCATTTAAG acATCCTAATATCTTACGTATGTATGGTTACTTCCACGATGAAAAAAGAGTATATTTGATATTGGAATATGCTCCAAAGGGTGAATTGTATAAAGAGTTGAATGCACAGCCTGACAAACGTTTTGACGAAGTTAG AACGGCTACGTATATGTCGCAATTAGCAGATGCATTAAAATATTGTCAtagtaaaaaagtaatacatCGCGATATAAAACCGGAAAATTTATTGCTTGGTCTAAAAGGTGAATTAAAAATGGCTGATTTTGGTTGGTCCGTTCATGCACCTTCGTCGAGACGAGAAACTTTATGCGGTACTCTTGATTATTTACCACCGGAAATGGTAATGGGAAAGACGTATAATCACACTGTAGACTTATGGAGCGTTGGAGTACTATGTTACGAATGTTTAGTCGGTTCTCCACCGTTTCTTGCACCAACTTACGAAGAAACGTATGTTAGAATTAAGAAAGCTCAGTATAAATTCCCTGATTTTGTTAGCGAAGGCGCAAGGGACTTAATTTCGAAg ttactAATCGTAAATCCAGATAAAAGACTGCCATTGGAAGATGTTTTAACACATCCTTGGATTATGAAAAATCGCACAACGGAACCTCATGTGCagtga